The proteins below are encoded in one region of Peromyscus eremicus chromosome 10, PerEre_H2_v1, whole genome shotgun sequence:
- the Ywhah gene encoding 14-3-3 protein eta isoform X1, giving the protein MGDREQLLQRARLAEQAERYDDMASAMKAVTELNEPLSNEDRNLLSVAYKNVVGARRSSWRVISSIEQKTMADGNEKKLEKVKAYREKIEKELETVCNDVLALLDKFLIKNCNDFQYESKVFYLKMKGDYYRYLAEVASGEKKNSVVEASEAAYKEAFEISKEHMQPTHPIRLGLALNFSVFYYEIQNAPEQACLLAKQAFDDAIAELDTLNEDSYKDSTLIMQLLRDNLTLWTSDQQDEEAGEGN; this is encoded by the exons ATGGGGGACCGAGAGCAGCTGCTGCAGCGGGCGCGACTGGCGGAGCAGGCGGAGCGCTACGACGACATGGCCTCCGCCATGAAGGCG GTGACAGAGCTGAATGAACCTCTATCTAATGAAGATCGAAATCTTCTCTCTGTGGCCTACAAGAATGTAGTTGGTGCCAGGCGATCTTCTTGGAGGGTCATTAGTAGCATTGAGCAAAAAACCATGGCAGATGGAAAtgaaaagaagttggagaaagttAAAGCTTACCGGGAGAAGATTGAGAAGGAGCTGGAGACAGTTTGCAATGATGTCTTAGCTCTGCTTGACAAGTTCCTCATCAAGAACTGCAATGATTTCCAGTATGAGAGCAAGGTGTTCTACCTGAAAATGAAGGGCGATTACTACCGCTACTTGGCAGAGGTGGCTTCTGGGGAGAAGAAAAACAGTGTGGTTGAAGCTTCTGAGGCCGCATACAAGGAAGCCTTCGAAATCAGCAAAGAGCACATGCAGCCAACACACCCCATCCGGCTTGGCCTGGCCCTCAATTTTTCTGTGTTCTACTATGAGATCCAGAATGCACCAGAGCAGGCCTGCCTCTTAGCCAAACAAGCCTTTGATGATGCTATAGCTGAGCTGGACACATTAAATGAGGATTCCTATAAGGACTCCACTCTCATCATGCAGTTGCTGCGAGACAACCTCACCCTCTGGACGAGCGACCAGCAGGATGAAGAAGCAGGAGAAGGCAACTGA
- the Ywhah gene encoding 14-3-3 protein eta isoform X2 — protein MKLRTTFRISQVTELNEPLSNEDRNLLSVAYKNVVGARRSSWRVISSIEQKTMADGNEKKLEKVKAYREKIEKELETVCNDVLALLDKFLIKNCNDFQYESKVFYLKMKGDYYRYLAEVASGEKKNSVVEASEAAYKEAFEISKEHMQPTHPIRLGLALNFSVFYYEIQNAPEQACLLAKQAFDDAIAELDTLNEDSYKDSTLIMQLLRDNLTLWTSDQQDEEAGEGN, from the exons ATGAAATTGAGGACAACATTTAGGATTTCCCAG GTGACAGAGCTGAATGAACCTCTATCTAATGAAGATCGAAATCTTCTCTCTGTGGCCTACAAGAATGTAGTTGGTGCCAGGCGATCTTCTTGGAGGGTCATTAGTAGCATTGAGCAAAAAACCATGGCAGATGGAAAtgaaaagaagttggagaaagttAAAGCTTACCGGGAGAAGATTGAGAAGGAGCTGGAGACAGTTTGCAATGATGTCTTAGCTCTGCTTGACAAGTTCCTCATCAAGAACTGCAATGATTTCCAGTATGAGAGCAAGGTGTTCTACCTGAAAATGAAGGGCGATTACTACCGCTACTTGGCAGAGGTGGCTTCTGGGGAGAAGAAAAACAGTGTGGTTGAAGCTTCTGAGGCCGCATACAAGGAAGCCTTCGAAATCAGCAAAGAGCACATGCAGCCAACACACCCCATCCGGCTTGGCCTGGCCCTCAATTTTTCTGTGTTCTACTATGAGATCCAGAATGCACCAGAGCAGGCCTGCCTCTTAGCCAAACAAGCCTTTGATGATGCTATAGCTGAGCTGGACACATTAAATGAGGATTCCTATAAGGACTCCACTCTCATCATGCAGTTGCTGCGAGACAACCTCACCCTCTGGACGAGCGACCAGCAGGATGAAGAAGCAGGAGAAGGCAACTGA